The following proteins come from a genomic window of Miscanthus floridulus cultivar M001 chromosome 2, ASM1932011v1, whole genome shotgun sequence:
- the LOC136538428 gene encoding uncharacterized protein — translation MDHGDRRSAATGRPWRGGGGPPPPKVYRVEPRDFRELVQRLTGAGTPAAAAPGPAHQRATLTPAAMVADSRRAQAAAAVPVPEAEQFDYASWFSAPLLSPAAYGAPCFGGGHQQYQGSSGPLL, via the coding sequence ATGGACCACGGCGACAGGAGGAGCGCCGCGACGGGCAGGCcctggcgcggcggcggcggcccgccCCCGCCCAAGGTGTACCGCGTGGAGCCCAGGGACTTCCGGGAGCTCGTGCAGAGGCTGACGGGCGCCGGCACgccagccgccgccgcgccggggCCGGCGCACCAGAGGGCGACGCTGACGCCGGCGGCCATGGTCGCGGACAGCAGGCGCGCCCAGGCCGCGgcggccgtgcccgtgcccgAGGCAGAGCAGTTCGACTACGCGTCCTGGTTCTCCGCGCCGCTGCTCAGCCCGGCGGCGTACGGCGCGCCGTGCTTCGGCGGCGGCCACCAGCAGTACCAGGGGAGCAGTGGGCCTCTGCTTTAG
- the LOC136538427 gene encoding uncharacterized protein translates to MALTTRGGAGAGGGDPAKAPSASDPSLGFLTKRDTEVKLPRATRVKNKTPAPIQITAEQILREARERQEPEIRPPKQKITDPHELSDYRLRKRKEFEDVIRRVRWSVSAWVKYARWEEQQRDFARARSVYERALDVAHRDHTLWLKYAEFEMRNRFVNHARNVWDRAVSLLPRVDQLWYKYIHMEELLGAVANARQVFERWMSWRPDTAGWNSYIKFELRYGEVERARAIYERFVAEHPRPDTFIRYAKFEMKRGEVERARRVYECAADLLADDEDAEVLFVAFAEFEERCREVERARAIYKYALDRVPKGRAEELYRKFLAFEKQFGDREGIEDAIVGKRRFQYEDEVRKNPLNYDSWFDYIRLEESVGNKDRIREVYERAIANVPPAEEKRYWQRYIYLWINYALYEELDAQDRERTREVYKECLRLIPHKKFTFAKMWLMAAQFEIRQRNLKAARQILGNAIGMAPKGKIFKKYIEIELYLGNFDRCRTLYEKYIEWSPANCYAWRKYAELEKNLSETDRARSIYELAIAQPALDTPEVLWKEYLQFEIDENEFERTRQLYERLLDRTKHLKVWISYAEFEASAGLGSEDSEGEEKKNEVGYQEQQMERVQKCRAIFERAFDYFRTSAPELKEERAMLLEEWLNKEVSFGDLGDVSLVQKKAPRKVKRKRPIPTEDGSNIVYEEYIDYIFPDEVALAPNLKILEAAYKWKKQKTGDDDE, encoded by the exons ATGGCGCTCACTACAcggggcggcgccggcgccggtggcGGGGATCCCGCGAAGGCGCCGTCCGCCTCCGACCCCAGCCTCGGCTTCCTCACCAAGCGCGACACCGAGGTCAAGCTGCCACGCGCCACGCGGGTCAAGAACAAGACCCCCGCGCCCATCCAGATTACGGCCGAGCAGATCCTCCGGGAGGCCAGGGAGCGGCAGGAGCCTGAGATCCGCCCGCCCAAGCAGAAGATCACAGACCCGCACGAGCTCTCCGACTACCGCCTCCGCAAGCGCAAGGAGTTCGAGGACGTCATCCGCCGCGTGCGGTGGAGCGTCTCGGCCTGGGTCAAGTACGCGCGGTGGGAGGAGCAGCAGCGGGACTTCGCGCGCGCCCGCTCCGTCTACGAGCGCGCGCTCGACGTCGCCCACCGCGACCACACGCTCTGGCTCAAGTATGCCGAGTTCGAGATGCGGAACCGGTTTGTCAACCACGCCCGGAATGTCTGGGATCGCGCGGTGTCGCTCCTCCCCCGGGTGGATCAGCTCTGGTACAAGTACATCCACATGGAGGAGCTGCTTGGTGCGGTTGCCAATGCACGCCAGGTGTTCGAGCGCTGGATGTCTTGGCGACCCGACACGGCCGGCTGGAATTCTTACATCAAGTTTGAGCTGCGGTACGGGGAGGTCGAGCGTGCCAGGGCTATATATGAGCGGTTTGTGGCTGAGCATCCACGGCCAGATACCTTCATCCGCTATGCTAAGTTTGAGATGAAGCGCGGCGAGGTCGAGCGGGCACGGCGGGTGTATGAGTGTGCAGCAGACCTGCTTGcggatgatgaagacgcagaagTGTTGTTTGTGGCGTTTGCAGAGTTTGAGGAGAGGTGCCGTGAGGTCGAGCGTGCACGTGCAATATACAAGTATGCTCTGGACAGGGTGCCCAAGGGTCGTGCTGAGGAACTGTATAGGAAGTTTCTGGCATTTGAGAAGCAATTTGGTGACCGCGAGGGAATTGAGGATGCCATTGTGGGCAAGAGGAGATTTCAGTACGAGGATGAGGTTAGGAAGAACCCACTAAACTATGACTCATGGTTTGATTATATCAGGCTGGAGGAGAGTGTTGGGAATAAGGACAGGATCAGGGAGGTTTACGAGAGGGCCATCGCCAATGTGCCCCCTGCTGAGGAGAAGCGATATTGGCAGAGGTACATATATCTCTGGATTAACTATGCACTTTATGAGGAGCTAGACGCACAAGACAGAGAACGGACCAGGGAGGTTTACAAGGAATGCCTGAGGTTGATTCCTCACAAGAAGTTCACGTTTGCAAAGATGTGGCTCATGGCGGCCCAGTTTGAGATAAGGCAGAGAAATCTAAAGGCTGCAAGACAAATTCTTGGAAATGCAATTGGAATGGCCCCAAAAGGCAAGATATTCAAGAAATATATTGAAATCGAGCTTTATCTGGGCAACTTTGACCGTTGTAGGACTCTTTATGAGAAATATATTGAATGGTCCCCAGCAAACTGTTATGCCTGGAGGAAGTATGCCGAATTGGAGAAGAACCTTAGTGAGACTGATCGTGCTCGATCAATATATGAACTTGCTATTGCACAGCCAGCCCTCGATACACCAGAGGTTCTGTGGAAG GAGTACTTGCAGTTTGAAATTGATGAAAATGAATTTGAGAGGACAAGGCAACTATATGAGAGACTGCTTGATAGGACAAAACATTTGAAGGTATGGATCAGTTATGCTGAGTTTGAGGCCTCTGCTGGCTTGGGCAGTGAAGACAGTGAAGGTGAGGAGAAAAAGAATGAAGTTGGTTATCAGGAACAGCAGATGGAGCGGGTCCAAAAATGTAGAG CTATCTTTGAAAGGGCATTCGACTACTTCAGAACCAGTGCCCCAGAGTTGAAGGAGGAAAGAGCTATGCTTCTTGAAGAATGGCTTAATAAGGAGGTGAGCTTTGGTGATCTTGGGGATGTCAGCTTAGTGCAAAAGAAGGCACCAAGAAAAGTAAAGCGGAAGAGACCAATCCCTACAGAAGATGGCTCCAATATAGT GTATGAGGAGTACATAGATTACATTTTCCCTGATGAAGTTGCTCTAGCACCAAACCTGAAGATCCTAGAAGCTGCTTACAAATGGAAGAAGCAGAAAaccggagatgatgatgagtga